GTGGCGACGCCGTCGGTGCTCTACCTGGGCTTTGCCATGCACCGCATCGCCCGCATGCCTGAGGCCTCGCGGCGCCGGTCGCCGGCAGCCCGGCGGGCGCGCATGCCCGTGGTGCGCCGGGGAGCCGGGCGAGACTACGAGGAGGCGGAAGACGACAATGAAGAAGACCCCATGATCTTTGAGGAGATCGaggtggagaaggagaagagcccGGAGGGCGGAGAGAAGCACGATGGCCGGCGCCGTATCAAGCAGGACGGGCTGATGCGTGCCTATGTGCTGCACTTGCTGTGCCGCTCCGTGCTGGAGATGGTGTTCCTCTTCGGGCAGTACCTGCTGTACCGCTTCGAGGTGAGCCCCTCCTATGTGTGCAgccgcagcccctgcccacaCACTGTCGACTGCTTTGTCTCCCGCCCCACTGAGAAGACCATCTTCCTTCTCATCATGTACGCCGTCAGCGGGCTCTGCCTCTTCCTCAACCTCTGTGAGCTCTTGCATCTTGGCGTGGGGCGTATCCGTGATGCCCTGAGCCGAGCCGATGGCcccccactcccagctggcGACAGCCCTGCACCACAATACCCCAAGAAAGCCCCCAGCGCCCC
The nucleotide sequence above comes from Zonotrichia albicollis isolate bZonAlb1 chromosome 10, bZonAlb1.hap1, whole genome shotgun sequence. Encoded proteins:
- the LOC106629310 gene encoding gap junction gamma-1 protein, with protein sequence MSWSFLTRLLEEINNHSTFVGKIWLTVLIVFRIVLTAVGGESIYYDEQSKFVCNTQQPGCENVCYDAFAPLSHVRFWIFQIIMVATPSVLYLGFAMHRIARMPEASRRRSPAARRARMPVVRRGAGRDYEEAEDDNEEDPMIFEEIEVEKEKSPEGGEKHDGRRRIKQDGLMRAYVLHLLCRSVLEMVFLFGQYLLYRFEVSPSYVCSRSPCPHTVDCFVSRPTEKTIFLLIMYAVSGLCLFLNLCELLHLGVGRIRDALSRADGPPLPAGDSPAPQYPKKAPSAPPTYHSLKKELPQAPLTNSKLDYRESLAQGRFALAGAPPVHELDRLREHLRLAQEHLEVAFHLQPPPRPPSPARSSSPEANGIAAEQNRLNLAHEKGTAACDRTTGL